From Sinorhizobium sp. B11:
GGAAGAGGCGAAGAGCGCGGTTGCCAGCGACTGCAGCTTCATCGACACGCGCATCTTGCGGCGCATGTCGTCTTCCGACGAGAAGTCGAGATTCACCTGGATCGTGCAGGTGCGGTACATCATGTCGAGACCGCGGGTGCCGACCTCAGGCATGTAGCTGGTCATGATCTCGTAGCGAGACTTGGGCATATGCGGGGTTTCCGCATAGGTCCATGTCGGGCTGCCGCCGATCCCGAGGAAACCGATGCCCATCGGCTCGGCGATCTCGCGCACCTGCGCCAGATGCTGGTTGGATTCCTTGCAGGTCTGGTGGATGTTTTCGAGCGGGGCGCCCGAGAGCTCGAACTGGCCGCCGGGCTCGATCGAGATGGCGCCCATGCCGCTCTGCTCGCCAAGGCCGATGATATTGTCGCCGTCCAGTATCGGCTCCCAGCCGCTCTTGGCCTGCAGGCCTTTCAAGAGCGCCGAAATGCTGGCCTCGCCGAAATAGGGAACCGGGCTGTTGTCCTTGCGGAAGAAGACGAACTTCTCATGCTCGGTGCCGATGCGGAAACGCTCCTTCGGCTTATTGCCGGCGGCGAGATAATCGGTCAGCTCCTGAACCGAAGAGATCGGCGTCTGGTCGGTAGTATCGCGAGCCATGAAAGTACCTGTATTCGAAGGCGCCGGGGCCGGGGCAATTGGAAGGGTGATTAGTGCGCAAGCCAGCTAAGTTGCAAGTGAAATTGTTTCAACAAGTCATCAAAAAAATAGCGGCACTTCCGCGCATTCGGCATGGGGTAGTCAATTCCAGTCACCGATGGCGGCCTGTATCACCGCCATTGCTGCGACAGCCGCCGTGTCGGCGCGCAGGATGCGCGGCCCGAGCGGAATAGCGGTCACGAAATCGAGGCTGCGCAGCCGCGTCCGTTCCTCTTCCGAGAAGCCGCCTTCCGGGCCGACCAGCAGCGCGAGCTTCCTTTCCGCCACCCTGGTAAGCAGCGGCAGCGGGTTCTGTCCGGCATCGCCCTCGTCGCAATAGATGATGCGCCGGTCCGAAGGCCAGCGGTCGAGCAGGTCGGCAAGGCGCATGGGCTCGGTTACATCGGGAATGCCGAGAATGCCGCACTGTTCCGCCGCTTCGATGACATTGGCGCGGATCTTGTCGAGATTGGTGATCTTGCCCTGCACGTGCTGGGTCATGACCGGCTGCAACAGGCCGGCTCCCATTTCCACTGCCTTCTGCACCAGATAATCCATGCGGCCGACCTTCAGCGGCGCAAAGAGATAGTGAAGATCGGCAGGAGCAGGCTGCGGCCGGGTCTCTTCTATCGCCGTCAGCAGGATACGCTTGCGGGTCGGGAACGAGAGGCTCGCCTTCCACTCCCCATCGCGGCCGTTAAAGAGCAGGATTTCCGCGCCCTCTTCCATACGCAGCACGTTGGCGAGATAGTTGAACTGGTCGGAATTGGCCTCGACGGCGGCATCTCTTGACAAGGGAGCATCGATGAAAAGCCGCTGCATGCGGAAATTGGCGCGCATCTTAAGACCCTGATTCACATGAAGAGCGCGAACATAGCCCAATAAATCACCGCCGCAAGCGCGGCTGAAACCGGCACGGTGATCACCCACGCCCCGATGATCGTCATGAAATGCGACCGGCGGACCAGATAGCGCCGCCGGGCTTCATGGACATTCGCTTCCGGCTCGTCGATCTCGAAGCTTTCGGTCTTGCGACGTATGAACTCGATACGTCGCTTCGAATGGCGCGTGTACCACTCGCGAAAAAAGCCGACGCCGAACACCGAGCCGACGGCGATATGGGTCGTACTGACAGGCAGGCCGAGCCATGAGGCGACGATAACGGTGAAAGCGGTCGAGAGCGCCACGCAATAGGCGCGCGTCGGATTGAGCTTGGTGATCTCCTCGCCGACAAGCCGGATGAGGCGCGGCCCGAAAAGCAGGAGACCGACCGAGATTCCAAGGGCGCCGATCAGCATCACCCAGAGTGGCGGATGGCCGACCGTGCTGTTATCGGCAATACCGGCCGAATGAACGATCGCCGAAAGCGGGCCGACCGCATTGGACACATCGTTGGCGCCATGCGCGAAGGAAAGCAGGGCGGCCGAGCCGATCAGCGGAAAGTGGAACAGTGTGCGCAGCGAGCTGTTGCGGTTTTCGAGATTTTCTGCCTGCCGCTGGATGATCGGCCGAGCGGCCAGCCAACTGACAAGACCGATCCCGATGCCGATCAGGAGGATCGTCAGTGAAGGATATCGTTCCCGCGGCGCGAGCTGCAGCACCATATAGGCCATGAAACCGCCGGCCATCACGGCGATCATGACCGGCACCCATTGTCTGGCGGCGGCGATCTTGTCCTCGCGATAGACAATCAGTGTCTTGACCAGATAAAGGAGCCCCGCAGCGATCAGCCCGCCGATCAGCGGCGATGTCACCCAGCTCGCGGTGATTTCCAGCATCACCCGCCAATTGACCGGCTCTAATCCGACCGCTCCCACGCCTGCTCCGATCACCGCGCCGACAATCGCATGCGTCGTCGAAACCGGCGCATTCATCCAAGTGGCGAGGTTGATCCAGAGTGCGGCAGCCGTGAGCGCCGCCATCATGATCCAGCCGAGCATTGCTTGCGGCACTTGCACCGTATCGACGATACTTGAGGAAATCGTCTTGACGACTTCGCCGCCGGCAATCGTCGCGCCCAGCACCTCGAAGATCGCGGCGACGATGAGCGCCTGTTTCATTGTGATGGCGCGTGCGCCGACCGCTGCGCCCACATTGTTGGTCACGTCGTTGGCGCCGATATTCATCGCCATATAGGCGGCAAGTGCTGCAGCCGCAATGACAAGCACCGCACCCGGCCTGTCGAAGACATAGACACCGGCAAAAAGCATTGCCAGGCCGAGAAAGATCAGGCCAAGCCCCGGTGCCACCAGCCGTCGCGAGACATATTTGGTCGCATCCTCGACATGGGTAACCTTGTCGAGATCCTTATCAAGCGTGCGTTTCGTAAGGACGGGGTTGCGTTGCGGCATTCTGTTTCCTGGCCAAGTCCTGCTTTTGCGCTGCCTTTTCTAGCCGCACAAGATGGCAAGACTTATTCTGCCGGAATTTGTTTCGAAATGCCGTCGGAAAGGCGCTCGGTCATGCGCTGCTTGAAGGCGAGAAAGAGATTGCGCAGTTCGGGCTCCTGGACGCGCTTCACCGCTTCATCGCAGGAAACCCACTCGACGACGCGCTCGCCCTTTTCCTTGAAGTTCTTCGCCACGTTCGTCGTTTCGAGAGCATAGACCTGCACCTTGCAGGTCACTTTCAGGCCGTCGCGCAGAACCTTGCGGTACGTGTAATAACCGAGGGATTCCATCTCCACCGTGCCGTGCACGCCAGCCTCCTCGAAGGCTTCCTGGGCTGCCACCTCATAGGCGCATTTACGCGCCATCGGCCAGCCCTTGGGGATTACCCAGCGACCGGTGTCGCGGCTGGTCATCAGCAGAACTTCGAGATTGCCGGTCTTCTTCTTGACCCGGTAACAGAGTGCAGCATACTGCTGTCGCGGCGGACGCCGAAACATGAGTTGCACATCGGAAGCCAGGCGGGCAAGAAGAGTCAATTGTCGGGTCACCTTTAGATCGTCGAGCTGAGTCGTTATTATATTAGCATGGTATGAAAAGCTTGCGCGATCCATACGTGCAAAACGAACCGGGACGCGATTTATTTCATCTTACATAGAAAAAATCGAAGCCGGGCAGGTTTGGAAATTCCGCCATTTTCTGTCCCGAATGCGTCGTCTTGCACAGCTGTACAATATGGGCCTGTCCGGCATCCCAATCAATGCCGCGCCCATTTGTTCCACGGTATTTTTCGAAGTGTGGTAACCATGCGACTTCCGCCCCTTAATGCGATCCGCGCCTTTGAAGCCGTTTGTCGCCACGGCAGCATTCTGAAGGCTGCCGAAGAGCTGGGTGTGGTGCGCGGCGCCGTGCGCCAGCAGATATCGACGCTGGAAGATCATCTCGGCAGCAAGCTCTTCGTGCGCGACGGCCGCAGACTGGTTCCGACCGAAAAGGCGCGTGCCTTTGCCGAGGCAGCGGGAACCGCCTTTACCATCTTGAGGCGCGCTGCCGATGCGTTCGAGGAGGCGGGCAGCCAGCGCATCCGTCTCGGCGTGCCCTCGGCTTTCGCTATCTGGTGGCTGATGCCGCGGGTGGGCGACATGCAGGCAAGCCTTGGCGATATCGAGATCGATATTGTGCCGATGTCTGTGGTCGAACCCTTGTCGCAACATCCGGATTTCGATGCCGTGATCATGGGCGGCGAGATCAGATCCTCTGCCGGTATCACAGAGACGCGCTTCATGGAGGATGAATTCGGCCCGGTTGCAACACCTGCAATCGCCGCAAGACTTGCAGACGATGTCGCGGCCTTGGCGCAATCCAACATCCTCGTCAGCCGCAGCGCGCCGAAACTCTGGACGGAATGGTTTGCGGAAAGCGGCACGCCGCCGGTTGCCTTTTCCCGTCTTCGGGAATTTGAAGATATTCTTCTGGCTGTTGGCGCCGCCCGGGCCGGCCTCGGCGTTGCGTTGGCGCCGAAGGCCTCGATCGAAGACGATCTCGACCGCGGCATCCTGGTCGCCCCTTACGGCTTCATCCGGCGGCCGGCAGGCTACAGCCTCTGCTGCCGGACATCAGACGCGAAACGGCCGGCCATTGCGGCACTCCGAAACTGGCTGCTGGGCTCAGGCGGGGTGTCCTGAAAGGGCAGTTTTTCTACCCTTTCATCAGAAATATCTCCATGCCCGCCCTATCTTTGCCTCGCTAGAACAGAGGGAACGAAAGGGCATGAGATGGAAAAATCTGCGACACGCATAGACTGGATCGGCAATAGCTGCCGCCTGCTGAAGGCAACGGCTGCGGAATTCGAAAGGACGCTCCCCTTTGCCGGTCTTTCGATCGGCACCGGCATCCATCTGGAGCCGAAGACCGTCGCTCTCCTGACGACACTGCGGGCCGGAGGGGCGCGCCTGATCTGCACCGGCAATCTGAATAGTACGCAGCCGGCAACCGTGGAATTCCTGCGCGCGCAAGGCATCACCGTCTTCGCAACCCAGACGACCGATCCTGTCGCCCACCATCAGAGCCTTGAAGCCGTCGTTGCCGAGAAGCCCGATCTCCTGCTGGACAATGGCGGCGATCTTTTCGCCATTGCCGCCGACAAGCCCTATACCAATCTGCTCGGCGGCACCGAAGAAACGACATCTGGCCGAACCCGCCTGCTGCCGATGCGCGAAAGGCTCGCCATGCCGATCCTCGTCATCAATGATAGCCCGATCAAGCAATTCGCAGAAAACAAGCACGCCGTCGGCCAGAGCCTGTTCGAAAGCTACATGCGCTTCACCAACCGCTCCACCAACGGCAAACGCGTGACCGTCTTCGGTTACGGCGCCTGCGGCAAGGGCACGGCAACTGCCTTCCGCAATGCCTTCTCGACGGTTAGCGTCGTCGATATCGATCCCGTCACCAGCCTCGAGGCGCATCTCGACGGTTTCATCACGCCGCTCCGCGAACAGGCGATCCGCTCGGCCGACGTGATCGCCACCGTTACCGGTTTCCCCGGTATCGTCACAGCAGCCGATCTGGCGCTGATCAAGGACGGTGCAATCCTCATGAATGGCGGACATTTCCCGCATGAGATCGATGTGGCCGCCTTCCGCAGCCATCCCGATGTCGTTGATATCGATCGCTACGATGCCGATTTCATCGAGACCTTCCATCTCAAGAACGGCAGGTCATTCCACGTTCTCGGCGGCGGTCATATGGCCAACCTGGCCGGCCCGCGTCCGCTTGGCAATTCCGTGGAATCCATGGACCTCGGCTTCACCCTGCAGGCCCGCTGCCTGGAGCGGGTCGCAAAGCGTGGCGTCGGCGCCGAATCCTGCATCGTGCCGGTTCCGGCGGATATCGATGCGATGGTTGCGAGCGCCTATCTCGATCTGGCGCGCTAGAGCAATTCCAGCAAAAGTGCATCGTGGTTTTGCGTCCGGAATTGCGTCAAAACCAGGCTAGCAATTCCAGCAAAAGTGCATCGTGGTTTTGCGTCCGGAATTGCGGTGATCGTCAGATGTCGACGACCACCTTGCCTTCAGCCTGCCGGCTTTCGAGCAGCCGGTAGGCTTCGTCCACGTCTCCAAGCGCAAATTGCCGCCGGTCGAGATTCGGCATCAGCGAGCCCGCTTCCACGCGTGATGCGACCTGCTTCAGGATCTCGCCATGATGGGCGCGATCTTCACCCGTCAGCAGCGGTGCCAGCGTGAACACGCCGGAATAGGTCGCGCCCTTGAACGACAATGGTGCCAGCGAATGCGTGCCCCAGCCCAGGCTGGTGACGACATGGCCGAACTTGGCGACAGCCTGGAAGGCGGCGTCGAGCCCCTTGCCACCGATCGTGTCATAGACGATGTCGAAGCCTTTTCCGTCGGTGTACCGGGCAACATAATCTTCCGTAGTCTCCTTGGCATGGTCGATCGGCGTTGCCCCGATGCTGCGGATATATTCGGCCTTCGAACCGCCATCGACGGCAAAGACTTGGGCACCGGCAGCAGCCGCCATCTGCACGGCGATATGGCCGACGCCGCCACCACCGCCGATGACCAGCACCTTTTGTCCGGCTTTCACCTGGGTACGTTCCGCCAGGCCTTCCCAGGCGGTAATTGCAATCAGCGGCAAGGCCGCTGCCTCACGCATGGAGAGATTGCGCGGCTTGAGGGCCACGAGATCGGCATCGACGGCCGCAAATTCGGCAAGCGATCCCTGCAGGCCGCCGACACCACCGGTCATGCCATAGACTTCGTCACCAGGGCGAAAGCCTTCGACGCTTGGGCCGACCGTTTCCACGATACCTGCCATATCGATGCCGAGGATGGCGGGCAGGGGGTGACGGGCATGCGCGGCCTCGCCGGCCCGGATCTTCAGATCCAGCGGATTGAGTGCGGCCGCCTTGATGCGGACGAGGATCTGGCCGGCCTGGGGCGATGGCCTTGCGATATCGGCAATCTTGAATTCTGAATTCTGCGCCTCGATAAGCGCGGCTTTCATCGTGCTCATGGAACTCTCCTTGGTTTGTTGGACGCAGAATGCCTCATTGAATTATGAATGAAAATGAAAGATACAGAATGAAGATCATGCAATTTTGTTTGAGGATAGGCTGTTGGAATGGAGCGATCTCAAACTCTTCCTCGCAATCGCACGCCTCGGAACACTCGGTGCCGCGGCGCGCAGCCTCGGGCTGACGCAGCCCACCATGGGTCGCCGTCTCCGAGCGCTTGAGACCTCGCTTGGCCAGACGCTCTTCCAGCGCACAGCCGACGGTTTTGTCCTGACCGATGAAGGCACGACTGTCTTCGCCCATGCCGAGCGCATGGAAGAGGAAGCACTCGGGCTGGAGCGCGAGCTCGCCGGCCAGAGCAGGCAGCTCGACGGCTTGCTGCGGCTTTCCTCGTCGGACTGGTTCGGCGCCCATGTTCTTTCACCGGTGCTTGCCGAGTTCTCTGCTGCCTATCCCAAGGTCGTCATCGAACTGCTGACTGACAGCCGGCTTCTCAGCCTCTCACGCCGGGAAGCCGATATCGTCTTCCGGATTGCGCCTTTCACCGAGGCCGAGGTCATATCCCGCAAGCTGCTGCATATCGACTATGGTCTCTATATCCGCCGCGGTCTGCCGCATCCTGAGGCGGGCGATGGTAAAGGCGCCCGGCTCGTCACAATGGACGAGGCCTTCGGCGGCATGCCCGATGTCGGCTGGTTGCAGCGGCAGTTGCCAAAGGCGGATATCGCCATGCGCAGCAATAACCGCGACGTGCAGGCGACACTCTGTGCCAGAGGCGCCGGTCTTGCCGTCCTGCCGCGCCCGCTTGGAGACGCCATCCCGGCGATCGAACCTGTCGATCTCGGCGAGCCGCCGCCAGGTCGCGATACCTGGGTTGGTTATCACCGCGATATGAAGCGGCTGGCGCGGCTGAGGGCGCTTCTCGATCTCGTCATCGAGAGGCTGGCACAATAGTCGCCCGCTTCAGCGCTCCCAATAGGGGACCGGACCGTAAAGCTCGGCCAGAAAATCGATGAACAACCGAACCTTGGCCGGCAAAAACTGGCGGCTCGGATAGACTGCGGAGAGGGTCACATTGTGCGAGCCCTCGTAGGCCGGCAGCACCTGTATGAGCTTGCCGTTTTTCAGCTCTTCGCCGATATCCCATGTGGAGCGCAGCGCAATGCCGAGCCCGGCAATGACAGTTTCGCGGATCACTTCGCTGGAATTGGTGATCAGCATGCCCTCGGGCCGCAGGCTGAAGGCGCCGTCCGGTCCATCCAGCCGCCAGACGTCATTGTTATGGGCGGGCAGACAGCGGTGCTGCTTCAGCTCTTCGATATGTTTGGGCATGCCATGAGCGGCGATGTAGTCGGGCGAGGCGCAGAGCACGCGGCGCACAGGGGCCAGCCGCCGCGCCACGAGACTGGAATCGGTGAGTTCCGCGATCCGGATGGCGAGATCGAAGCCGCCGCCGACGATGTCGCTGAATTCATCGGTCAGCACCAGATTGATCGCCAGCTCCGGATGCGCCTCCATGAAGGCTTTCAGATATGGCGCGATATGCATGCGGCCGAAGGAAGTGGGGGCGGAAATTTTCAGCGTGCCGTGCATCTGCGCCGAGCGGCCGGATATATAGAATTCTGCTTCCTCCAGCCCCGCCAGAATGCCGAGGACGCGGTCGTAGAAACCCTGGCCGGCTTCAGTCAGCGAAATCTGTCGCGTCGTACGTTGCAAAAGCCGCGTGCCCAACCGGTCCTCCAGCCGCTTGATGCGCTTGGAAACGACAGCAGGGGAAAAGCCGAGCGCGCGGCCGGCGAGCGACATGCTGCCGGTTGAAACGACCTTGGCAAAGATTTCGAGATCACCCAGATTGGTCATAAGCTTTTATAACTTTTTCCCTTTTGGCATAAGTGCTTAACATTTGCGCCAGTATCGGGAAAGTGCTAAGCCGAAAGAACCGGTTGCAGGGAGGATTTGTCACCGGTTTCCGTCATGTTGGCCGAGGGAGAACGCCATGTCCGACGCCATTTCGTTCCTCGCTCCGCGTCCTGACGTTCTGGCGCGCCGCAAGGAAATCGTTGCCGATCTCGTCGATCTCCTGCCGCGGGAATGCCTGATCCACGAAGCGCGCGAACTCGTGCCTTTCGAGACGGATGCTTTCGTCTCCTATCGCCGCCTGCCGCTCGCCGTTGCCTTGCCGCGTTCGACCGCGGAAGTGGCGGCCGTGATGAAATACTGTCATCGCTATGGCATCCCGGTCGTCCCGCGCGGCGCCGGCACCTCACTCTCGGGCGGCGCCATCCCGCAGGAAGATGCCGTCGTGCTCGGCCTGTCGAAGATGAACCGCATCCTCGAAGTCGATTTTGCCAACCGCTGCGCTGTCGTTCAGGCCGGTGTGACCAATCTCAATATCTCCGAAGCAGTCTCGGCGGACGGTTTCTTCTATGCGCCTGATCCGAGCTCGCAGCTTGCCTGCACGATTGGCGGCAATATCGGCATGAATTCCGGTGGTGCGCACTGTCTGAAATACGGTGTCACGACCAACAACCTGCTCGGCGTCAAGATGGTGCTGACCGATGGCACGGTCATCGAACTCGGCGGCAAGGCGCTCGATGCCGCAGGCTACGATCTGCTCGGCCTGGTCTGTGGCCATGAGGGCCAGCTCGGCATCGTCACGGAAGCGACGGTGCGCCTGATCGCCAAGCCGGAGGGCGCCCGTCCTGTGCTGTTCGGTTTCGAAAGCTCGGAAGAGGCCGGCCGCTGTGTCGCCGATGTCATCGCCGCTGGCATCATCCCCGTCGCCATCGAATTCATGGACAAGCCGGCGATCGAGATCTGCGAAGCCTTCGCCCACGCCGGCTATCCCCTCGATGTCGGCGCGCTCTTGATCGTTGAGGTCGAGGGATCGGAAGCGGAAATGGACGATATGCTGAAAAGCATCGTGGAGATCGCTCGCAAACACGGCGTCAGGACCGTGCGCGAATGCCAGTCGGCCACCGAAGCGGCGTTGATCTGGAAGGGACGCAAGTCGGCCTTCGGCGCCACCGGTCGCATTGCCGATTACATCTGCATGGATGGCACCGTGCCCCTGAGCCAACTGTCTTTCGTGCTGCAGCGCACCTCGGAAATCGTTGCCTCTTATGGCCTGCGCGTCGCCAATGTCTTCCATGCCGGCGATGGCAATATGCACCCGCTGATCCTCTTCAATGCCAATGATCCCGAGGATGCCGCCAGGGCCGAAGCGGCCGGCAACGATATCCTCAGGCTCTGCGTCGATGCCGGTGGTTGCCTGACCGGCGAACATGGCGTCGGCATCGAAAAACGCGACCTGATGCGCCATCAATATTCCGATGTCGATCTCGCCCAGCAGATGGCAGCGCGATCAGCCTTCGATCCGCAATGGCTGCTGAACCCGTCAAAAGTCTTCCCGCTCGAGGGGCGTTCGGCCGCATGATCGATCTGGTGCCGGCAAGCGAAGAGGAAGCTGCGGCCATCATCCGCGCGCATGCGCAAGAGGGTAGGGCGCTTGCCATCAGCGGCGGCGATACGCGCTCGGGTTTCGGCAATGCAGTCGAGGCGGAGGCCCGCATGCGCTCGATCGCCCTCTCCGGCATCGTCGCCTATAATCCCGGCGAGATGGTGATGACAGCAAGAGCGGGCACGCCGATCGCCGAGGTCGAGGCGGCCCTTGCCGAAAACGGCCAGATGATGGCCTTCGAGCCCATGGACCACCGCGCCCTGATGGGCACGTCGGGCGAACCGACGATCGGCGGCGTCTTTGCCGCCAATGTCTCAGGTCCGCGCCGGCTCGTGGCGGGAGCGGCGCGCGACAGCCTGCTCGGCATCCGTTTCGTCAATGGCAAGGGCGAGATCGTCAAGGCCGGCGGCCGCGTAATGAAGAATGTCACCGGCCTCGACCTGGTGAAGCTGCTTTCCGGCTCGCACGGCACGCTCGGTTTCCTCACTGAAGTGACCTTCCGCGTGCCGCCACGCCCCAAGGCCGAGGAAACCGTCGTCATCTCCGGCCTCAATGATGCCGAAGCCGCAAATGCGATGGCGGCAGCCATGGCCCTGCCCATGGAAGTCTCGGGCGCTGCTCATCTACCCTTGACCGTCACCTGGAAATTCCTCGGCGGCGAGTTGCCGGAGGGAGAGGCAACAGTGCTGCGCATCGAGGGCCTGCCTGGTTCTGTAGACGCGCGGGCGGACAAGCTCCTGTCGGCCATGGTGCCCTTCGGCCACGCCGCAAGGCTCGGGCAGACGGCGAGCCGTCAGCTCTGGCAGGAAATCCGTGATGTCGCCCCCTATGCCGATCAAACGCAGCGACCTGTCTGGCGCGTGTCGGTCGCACCTGATATCGGCCACCAGCTGGTCGCGGCGTTAAGGCTCGAAGCTGGGGTCGATGCGTTCTACGACTGGCAGGGGGGGCTCGTCTGGATGCGCATGGAGGCCGATCCCGAGGCCGATCTCCTCCGCCGTTTCGTCAAGGCGCTCGGCGGTGGCCACACGACGCTGATCCGCGCCCCGGCCGGTGCGAGAGCCGCGATATCGGCCTTCCATCCCGAGGAAGAGGCCGTGGCCTTGCTGTCGCGTCGGGTGAAAGAAAGCTTCGACCCGGCGGGGATACTTAATCCGGGCAAGATGGCGAGACACTGAAATGCAGACCAACTTCACTCTCGCCCAGCTTGCCGATCCGCATGTGGCCGAATCCGAGCAGATCCTGCGCAAATGCGTCCATTGCGGTTTCTGCACCGCTACCTGTCCGACCTATGTCACCCTCGGCAACGAGCTCGACAGCCCGCGCGGACGCATCTATCTGATCAAGGACATGCTGGAGAACGACCGTGCGGCCGATACCGAGGTCGTCACCCATATCGACCGCTGTCTTTCCTGCCTTGCCTGCACCACCACCTGTCCCTCCGGCGTCGACTACATGCATCTGGTCGACCATGCGCGGGCTCACATCGAGAAGACCTATAAGCGGCCGGTCATGAACCGGCTGACGCGCGCCATTCTGGCGGCGGTGCTACCCTATCCCGGTCGCTTTCGCGCGGCCCTTGCGCTTGCCCGCATCGGCCGTCCGTTTGCCGGCATGCTGCGCGGCGAGGCGCGGAAGCCTTTTGCAGCCATGCTGGCGCTTGCGCCGTCAAGCGTTCCGGCACAATCGCCTTTCGCCCGGCCCGGTCGTCATCAGCCTCAGACCGAGCGTCACGGCCGCGTCGCGATCCTGACAGGTTGCGCGCAACCTGTTCTCGATCCCGCCATCAACGAGGCAACCATTCGGCTGCTGACGCGCCTGGGCGTCGAGGTCGTCGTGCCGGAAGGCGAGGCTTGCTGCGGCGCCCTGGTTCACCACATGGGCCGCGAAGAACAGGCGCTCGCCTCGGCGCGTTCCAATATCGATGTCTGGATCCGCGAGATCGAGGCTGGCGGCCTCGACGCGATCATCATCACCGCCTCCGGCTGCGGCACGACGATCAAGGATTACGGTCACATGCTGCGCCTCGACCCTGCCTATGCCGGCAAGGCGGCGCGCGTGTCGGCGCTTGCGAAGGACATCACCGAATATCTGGCCGGCCTCGAACTGCCCGCTCACACGCCAAAAGGCATTACGGTTGCCTATCATTCAGCCTGTTCGATGCAGCATGGCCAGAAGATCACCACCGCGCCGAAGCACCTGCTGAAGGCGGCCGGTTTCACCGTTCGCGATCCGGCCGAAGGCCATCTCTGCTGCGGCTCCGCCGGCACCTACAACATTCTGCAGCCGGATATTTCCGCAAGCCTTAGGGACCGCAAGGTCAGGAATATCGAAGCGACGAAACCGGATATCATCGCCACGGGCAATATTGGCTGTATCACCCAGATCAGGTCGGGCACATCAATACCGATCCTGCACACTGTCGAGCTTCTGGACTGGGCGTACGGTGGTGCTGTGCCTGAAAAATTAAGGGATTTGCCGCTAGCCTGAATACACCGATTCATTGGCCGATTTCGTGGGCCGATCTCAGGAGTTCTGGCTATGTGGCGTGGATTGATGGTGCTTGCCGTATTGCTCGGCGCGGCTGGTGCGGCGCACGCAGACGGCCGCTATTTCTGTTCTGCAGACGACAAGGATGTGCGCTT
This genomic window contains:
- a CDS encoding 16S rRNA (uracil(1498)-N(3))-methyltransferase — its product is MRANFRMQRLFIDAPLSRDAAVEANSDQFNYLANVLRMEEGAEILLFNGRDGEWKASLSFPTRKRILLTAIEETRPQPAPADLHYLFAPLKVGRMDYLVQKAVEMGAGLLQPVMTQHVQGKITNLDKIRANVIEAAEQCGILGIPDVTEPMRLADLLDRWPSDRRIIYCDEGDAGQNPLPLLTRVAERKLALLVGPEGGFSEEERTRLRSLDFVTAIPLGPRILRADTAAVAAMAVIQAAIGDWN
- a CDS encoding inorganic phosphate transporter; translation: MPQRNPVLTKRTLDKDLDKVTHVEDATKYVSRRLVAPGLGLIFLGLAMLFAGVYVFDRPGAVLVIAAAALAAYMAMNIGANDVTNNVGAAVGARAITMKQALIVAAIFEVLGATIAGGEVVKTISSSIVDTVQVPQAMLGWIMMAALTAAALWINLATWMNAPVSTTHAIVGAVIGAGVGAVGLEPVNWRVMLEITASWVTSPLIGGLIAAGLLYLVKTLIVYREDKIAAARQWVPVMIAVMAGGFMAYMVLQLAPRERYPSLTILLIGIGIGLVSWLAARPIIQRQAENLENRNSSLRTLFHFPLIGSAALLSFAHGANDVSNAVGPLSAIVHSAGIADNSTVGHPPLWVMLIGALGISVGLLLFGPRLIRLVGEEITKLNPTRAYCVALSTAFTVIVASWLGLPVSTTHIAVGSVFGVGFFREWYTRHSKRRIEFIRRKTESFEIDEPEANVHEARRRYLVRRSHFMTIIGAWVITVPVSAALAAVIYWAMFALFM
- a CDS encoding NUDIX hydrolase encodes the protein MTLLARLASDVQLMFRRPPRQQYAALCYRVKKKTGNLEVLLMTSRDTGRWVIPKGWPMARKCAYEVAAQEAFEEAGVHGTVEMESLGYYTYRKVLRDGLKVTCKVQVYALETTNVAKNFKEKGERVVEWVSCDEAVKRVQEPELRNLFLAFKQRMTERLSDGISKQIPAE
- a CDS encoding LysR substrate-binding domain-containing protein, translated to MRLPPLNAIRAFEAVCRHGSILKAAEELGVVRGAVRQQISTLEDHLGSKLFVRDGRRLVPTEKARAFAEAAGTAFTILRRAADAFEEAGSQRIRLGVPSAFAIWWLMPRVGDMQASLGDIEIDIVPMSVVEPLSQHPDFDAVIMGGEIRSSAGITETRFMEDEFGPVATPAIAARLADDVAALAQSNILVSRSAPKLWTEWFAESGTPPVAFSRLREFEDILLAVGAARAGLGVALAPKASIEDDLDRGILVAPYGFIRRPAGYSLCCRTSDAKRPAIAALRNWLLGSGGVS
- a CDS encoding adenosylhomocysteinase — translated: MEKSATRIDWIGNSCRLLKATAAEFERTLPFAGLSIGTGIHLEPKTVALLTTLRAGGARLICTGNLNSTQPATVEFLRAQGITVFATQTTDPVAHHQSLEAVVAEKPDLLLDNGGDLFAIAADKPYTNLLGGTEETTSGRTRLLPMRERLAMPILVINDSPIKQFAENKHAVGQSLFESYMRFTNRSTNGKRVTVFGYGACGKGTATAFRNAFSTVSVVDIDPVTSLEAHLDGFITPLREQAIRSADVIATVTGFPGIVTAADLALIKDGAILMNGGHFPHEIDVAAFRSHPDVVDIDRYDADFIETFHLKNGRSFHVLGGGHMANLAGPRPLGNSVESMDLGFTLQARCLERVAKRGVGAESCIVPVPADIDAMVASAYLDLAR
- a CDS encoding zinc-dependent alcohol dehydrogenase family protein, which translates into the protein MSTMKAALIEAQNSEFKIADIARPSPQAGQILVRIKAAALNPLDLKIRAGEAAHARHPLPAILGIDMAGIVETVGPSVEGFRPGDEVYGMTGGVGGLQGSLAEFAAVDADLVALKPRNLSMREAAALPLIAITAWEGLAERTQVKAGQKVLVIGGGGGVGHIAVQMAAAAGAQVFAVDGGSKAEYIRSIGATPIDHAKETTEDYVARYTDGKGFDIVYDTIGGKGLDAAFQAVAKFGHVVTSLGWGTHSLAPLSFKGATYSGVFTLAPLLTGEDRAHHGEILKQVASRVEAGSLMPNLDRRQFALGDVDEAYRLLESRQAEGKVVVDI
- a CDS encoding LysR family transcriptional regulator — its product is MEWSDLKLFLAIARLGTLGAAARSLGLTQPTMGRRLRALETSLGQTLFQRTADGFVLTDEGTTVFAHAERMEEEALGLERELAGQSRQLDGLLRLSSSDWFGAHVLSPVLAEFSAAYPKVVIELLTDSRLLSLSRREADIVFRIAPFTEAEVISRKLLHIDYGLYIRRGLPHPEAGDGKGARLVTMDEAFGGMPDVGWLQRQLPKADIAMRSNNRDVQATLCARGAGLAVLPRPLGDAIPAIEPVDLGEPPPGRDTWVGYHRDMKRLARLRALLDLVIERLAQ